From Caldanaerobius fijiensis DSM 17918, a single genomic window includes:
- the proB gene encoding glutamate 5-kinase: MYSNKHKKIVVKIGTSSLTHENGKLDIEAIEKLVRQITNIRNAGIDISLVSSGAVGAGMTRLHLNHRPTSIREKQAVAAVGQGILMHIYEKLFSEYGLSVAQILLTRDDLSIRKRCVNFINTMSKLFEYGVVPIINENDTVATEELMLKFGDNDTLSAMVASLIGADLLVILSDIDGLYDKDPHVYDDARLIPLVENITEDIQITAGDAVSGYGTGGMRTKLTAARIATASGVSMIIANSRADMVLSRIVSGESIGTFFKPSAHKLNSKGIWLAFGSLSSGKIFIDEGAKDAIINNGKSLLACGIKYVEGDFDAGDTVTVYDEQGREVARGIVNFSACDVKKIMGCSSEKIEEILGSKSCDEVIHRDNMVKTC, from the coding sequence ATGTATAGCAATAAACATAAAAAAATAGTGGTCAAAATAGGGACCAGCTCATTGACACATGAAAATGGGAAATTAGATATTGAAGCCATTGAAAAATTAGTAAGGCAAATTACAAATATCCGAAATGCCGGTATTGATATCTCGCTTGTGTCGTCAGGGGCGGTGGGAGCCGGTATGACCAGACTTCACCTTAATCATAGACCGACGTCTATCCGAGAGAAGCAGGCTGTAGCCGCAGTTGGACAAGGTATACTTATGCATATATATGAGAAATTATTTAGCGAATACGGTTTAAGTGTCGCGCAGATACTGCTCACTCGCGATGATTTGAGCATTAGGAAGAGATGTGTCAATTTTATAAATACCATGTCAAAGCTTTTTGAATATGGTGTTGTTCCTATCATCAACGAAAATGATACAGTGGCAACTGAAGAACTTATGTTAAAATTTGGTGATAACGATACTTTATCGGCTATGGTAGCAAGTCTTATCGGTGCTGATTTGCTTGTAATATTATCTGATATAGATGGGCTCTATGATAAGGATCCCCATGTATACGACGATGCCAGACTTATACCTTTAGTTGAAAATATAACGGAGGATATACAGATAACAGCGGGAGATGCCGTTAGTGGTTATGGCACCGGTGGTATGAGGACAAAATTGACAGCTGCTCGCATTGCCACAGCTTCCGGCGTCAGTATGATAATAGCAAACAGTCGGGCTGATATGGTTTTAAGTCGTATTGTCAGTGGAGAATCTATAGGTACGTTTTTTAAACCCTCTGCTCATAAGTTAAATAGCAAAGGTATATGGTTAGCATTTGGCTCTTTAAGTAGCGGTAAAATATTTATAGATGAAGGAGCAAAGGATGCTATTATCAATAATGGTAAGAGTTTATTAGCGTGTGGCATTAAGTATGTTGAGGGGGATTTTGATGCGGGAGATACAGTGACGGTGTACGATGAACAAGGTCGCGAGGTGGCAAGGGGCATAGTGAATTTTTCAGCCTGTGATGTAAAAAAGATAATGGGTTGTTCATCAGAAAAAATAGAAGAAATATTAGGCTCAAAAAGCTGTGATGAAGTGATACACAGGGATAACATGGTTAAAACGTGTTAG